From a region of the Balaenoptera acutorostrata chromosome 14, mBalAcu1.1, whole genome shotgun sequence genome:
- the TBPL1 gene encoding TATA box-binding protein-like 1 isoform X2: MDADSDVALDILITNVVCVFRTRCHLNLRKIALEGANVIYKRDVGKVLMKLRKPRITATIWSSGKIICTGATSEEEAKFGARRLARSLQKLGFQVIFTDFKVVNVLAVCNMPFEIRLPEFTKNNRPHASYEPELHPAVCYRIKSLRATLQIFSTGSITVTGPNVKAVATAVEQVYPFVFESRKEIL, translated from the exons ATGGATGCAGACAGTGATGTTGCACTGGACATTCTAATTACAAATGTAGTCTGTGTTTTTAGAACAAGATGCCATTTGAACTTAAGGAAGATTGCTTTGGAGGGAGCAAATGTAATTTATAAGCGTGACGTTGGA AAAGTATTAATGAAGCTTAGAAAGCCTAGAATTACAGCTACGATTTGGTCCTCAGGAAAAATTATTTGCACTGGAGCAACAAG TGAAGAAGAAGCTAAATTTGGTGCCAGACGTTTAGCCCGCAGTCTCCAGAAACTAGGATTTCAG GTAATATTTACAGATTTTAAGGTTGTTAACGTTTTGGCAGTATGTAACATGCCATTTGAAATACGTTTGCCAGAATTCACAAAGAACAATAGACCTCATGCCAG TTACGAACCTGAACTTCATCCTGCTGTGTGTTATCGGATAAAATCTCTAAGAGCTACATTACAGATTTTTTCAACAGGAAGTATCACAGTAACAG GGCCCAATGTAAAGGCCGTGGCTACTGCTGTGGAACAGGTATACCCATTTGTGTTTGAAAGCAGGAAAGAAATTTTATAA